GAAGCACATCGACGAGGCGCCGACGCCCGCCGAGCACCTCGACCACAAGCCGTGGCCGAACCGGCGCGAACTCCTCCGGGTGGACCCCTTCGCCATCGACACCATCCGGGCGAACGAGGACCTGCTCGATGCGCTCCCCGGGTTCGACTACGACGCCGCGGTCGAGACCCACGAGGCCCACCGCGACGGCGCCTCGTTCCACCAGGCGCTCTACTCGCTCCTCACCGTCCTCGAGACCCCGGCGACGGCCCTGGTCGTCGACGCCGACGAGGACGTGGCGGCGGTCGCGGCGGATGACAGCGGTCGCCTCGTGCCGGACCCGGCAGGTCCCGGCGGAGGTGACCAGTGACGATGACGACCGCCGACCCGGCGACGGACGCGACCGACACCGACGCCGACGCGACGATGAACCAGGAGCTGTTCGGCGTCTTCGGCGACCGCGAGACGTTCGCCCGGTACCGCCAGCCCGGCGATTTCGACGTGCTCGTCGAGAGCGACGCCGGGACCGTCGGTATCCGGTCGCACGAGTTGACCGTCCCCGGGCGGACCACGACCTACAGCTGCGACCGCGGCGGCTGTGCGCTGTTCGGCGAGGTCGTCGGCACCCCCGACACGACCAACCCGGCGGCGTGGCTGTTCCGGCGCTACCGCGAGGAGGGCCGGGCCGCCTTCGACGCGCTGAACGGCTCCTACCTCGCGTTCGTCGCGGTCGACGGCGAGGCGGTCGTCGCGACCGACCCCCTGCGCACCTGGGAGTGCTTCCACGCCGTGGTCGGTGGCACCCGCATCTTCGGCACCGACATCACCGGTGTCGAGGGGGTGCTGGACGACCCGGGACCGGACCGGGACGCCGTCCTCGAACTGCTCCACCTCGGCACCGTCATCGGCGAGAAGACCCTGTTCGAACCCATCCGCCGGGTGCCGGCCGACGCGACCCTGACCGCCGCCGGGACGCGGCCCCTCTCGCGGTTCGTCTACGACCCCGGTTCGTTCGACTACGCCGAGGAACTGGCGAGGCGGCTGGAGCGCGCCATCCGCCGCCGGAGCCACTACCCCGGCCGGAAGGGCATCCTGCTCTCGGCCGGCGACGACTCGCGGGTCCTGCTCTCGCAGGTGCCAGACATCGAGCGCAGCTACACCGTCGGCAGTGAGGACTCCCGCGAGGTCCGCGTCGCCCAGAAGCTCGCCGACCAGTACGGCGCCGACCACGAGGTCCTCGAACCGGGCGCCCGGTACCTCTACCCGACCGAGGAGAAGCCGCTCTACGCCCAGAGCATCAAGGAGGGCCTGCACATCCACCAGGCCGGGTACGCCCACGAGTTCGACGTGGACGTGATGTACCACGGGCTGCTGTTCGACACGCTGTTCAAGGGGTTCTTCCTCGAGTGGGACGACACCGACGCCTTCGGCGCGACGCTCCCCTCGAACCGGCTCGTGGACGACCCCGCGCCGGTCGACTCGCTGCTGGACACGCTCGGGTTCATGCCGGAGGCGAGCGCCGGGATGGGCGAGGCCGTCGCGGGGCTGTTCGAGGACCACGACCTCCCGGTCGACCCACACGTCGACTCGCCCCGCGAGTTCCTCGCCCAGAGCCTCTCGGCCGAACTCGACGCCTGCCGGGACCGGGTCGACTCGCTGCACAACGCGACCGACCTCCTGATGCTACGGAACCAGCCGGTCCTCCCGTTCCGGACCCACCTCGCCGACAACTTCGTCGAGCCGTTCGTGGCGATGGACGCGGAACTGCTGGAGTGGCACCGCCGGACCCCGCCGGCGTACCGGAACCGCAAGACCTGCAGACGCGCACTGAAACGCATCGACGGCGACCTGTTCCGCCATCGCGCGCCGAGTCGTCCCCACCGGTCGGCGTACCTCAACCTCGCCGAGCGGTTCGTCCGCCTCGTCGTGCCCTTCGTCGAGGAGTTCGAACCGGCGTGGCCCGACCGCCAGACGGTGTACGAGGAGAACGACATCGCGGCCCGGCTGTTCCCCGACCACGAGGCGGTCCGCGAGCTGCCCGAGCGCCAGCAGTTGCGGGTGAACGGGTTGCGCTGGTGGCTCGGCTGACCGGCACCGGTCCCCGGCCACGCGCTCTCAGAGCCAGGCCTCCTGCCGGAAGTACAGTATCATGATGGCCGCGATGCCGACCATCCCGAGCATCACGGCGTGGTAGGCGTAGTCCCACGCGAGTTCGGGCATGACCGAGAAGTTCATCCCGTAGATGCCGACGACGAAGGTCAGGGGCAGGATGATGGTGGCGACGACGGTCAGCGTCTTCATCACCTCGTTCATGTTCATCGAGATGGAGTTGAGGTAGATGTCCCGCGCCCCCGTGACCAGGTCGCGGTAGGTCTCGATGAGTTCGACCAGCTGGACGAGCTGGTCGTACACGTCCCGGAAGTACTTCTCGTGGCGCTCTTCGATGAGGTCGTCCTCGCCGCGGGCGAGCGAGGCGACGGCGTCCCGGCTCGGCCACAGGACCCGCCGGATGGAGAGGAGTTCGCGACGGAGGCTGTTGATGTCCTCCAGGGTGTCGATGCCGGTCGCGCCGACGACCTCCTCCTCGACGGCCTCGATGTCGTCTTCGACCTCGTCGACGAGACCGAAGTAGTCGTTGACGACGTTGTCGAGGATGCGGTAGGCGGTGAAGTCCGGCCCGCGCGAGAGGATGCGGGGGTCCTCGCGGGTGACCGCGTTCCACACCTTCCCGACCGCCCGCAGCGAGGTCATCGAGAGCGTCACCAGCCAGTCGGTCCCGATGAAGACGCCGACGGTCTCGGACTTGACCTCCTCCTCGAAGGTGGTGTCGCCGGCCCGCAGGACCGCGGTCTTGACCAGCGTGAACACGTGGTCGGGGAATATCTCGGTCTTCGGGCGCACGTCGTCGCGGACGTCGTCGAGTTCGAGTTCGTGGATGCCGAAGATGCTCGCGACCTCGCGCATCTCCTCGTCGGTGGCGTCGGAGACGCGGATCCACGTCGTCCCGGTCGCCGCCTTGGCCGCGGCGGGGTCGTCGTGGTCGTTCACGCCCTCGCTCGTGAACACGTGCGACTCGACCGTCACTCGCCGTCACCCCGCCCGAAGTCGCTGCCGACGGCGGCGAGCGTGAGCCCGATCATGACGCCGGTCACGGAGAACGCCCGACCGGGGTACGGTTCCGCGAGGCCGATACCGTAGCCCATGAGTCCCAGCAGCGTGAGCGCCGTCCCGGCCGCGAACGTCCGGTTCATGCTCGCTACTGTCGTCGCCACGACAAAAGTATTGCCTGCCCCGGCACCGCCGACGGCGCGGGAAACCGGGAGAGGGATGGTCCTCCGGCCCACAGGGTCGGCCATGAGCACTGCCCAGCGTCTGTTCGGTCTGGAGGCCAGACCACTATCCGCCGTCTGGAAGCTCGCGGGGGCGGACCTCGTGGTCATCGTCGCGCTCATCACGGCCGGGGAACTCCGCCACGACGTCAACCCCATCGCCACGCCCCTGGCAGTCGCGGAGACGATGCTCCCGTTCCTCGTCGGCTGGTTCCTCGTGGCGACGCTCGTGGGCGCCTACGGCGACCGCGCCTTCGCCGGTGGGATGGCGTCGGCCCGCCTCGCCGCCGGTGCCTGGATCGGCGGCGCGAACATCGGCCTGATGCTCCGGGCGTCGCCGTACTTCTCGGGCAACTCGCCGTGGACGTTCATGCTCGTGATGACCGGCCTCGGCACCCTCGCGATGGCGGTCGCGCGCCCGGTGGTCGTCGGCAAACTGCTCGACTGATCCTCTAGCTCGCGGTTCGGTCACGCCGACTCAACACGAGACTGGCGAGGCCGCCGAACAGCCCGATACCGGCCAGTGCGAGGAACAGCGTGCCGGTCGTTGCGAAGGTCAGGAGCGCCCCGGCGAGGACGCCGCCGAGCGCACCGACCCCGAACACGCCGAGGTAGGTGTAGCCGTAGGAGAGACCCCGCGTGCCCGCGGGCGTGTGCTCGGCGACGGCCGCCTGGTACAGCGGCTGGACGAGGAACAGGAAGAAGCCGAGGACGGCGCAGATGGCGAGGAAGGCGACCACACCGAGGTCGGCCACGGGGAGGAAGACCAGCGCGACGACCGCCAGCGCCGGGAAGGCGACCCGGAGCGCCTTCGCGGGCCGCATCCGGTCGGTGAGGTGGCCGCCGACGTACTGGCCAGCGATGCCGACCATCAGCAGGCCGGCGTAGACGTACCTGGCGGGCTGGAGTTCCTGCCCGGCGAACTGTATCGGGTCGAAGGAGGGGAAGCCACCCAGGATCTCCGGCAGGAACGTCAGGACGCCGCGGTAGTACAGCCCCGAGGCCATGACGATGGCGAAGATGACGAGGAAGCCGCTGGCGAACAGTGCCCGGCTGCCCGCGAGGAACTCCGAGAACGACGAGACGGTGTCGGCCTTCGAGTCGCCGCCGTCGGCGACCGCGGCACGTTCGTCGACGTCGATGCGGACCGCGACCGCGGCCGCGAGCAGGGCCGGGACCGCCAGCGCGAGCGCGACCTGGCGCCAGTCGAGGACGAGCAACAGCGTCGCCGTCAGGAGGGGCCCGAGGGCGATGCCGAGGTTCCCGGCCATGCCGTGATAGGCGAAGGCGGAGCCACGGGCTTCGGTTCCGCGGGAGATGAGCGAGAGGCCGGAGGGGTGGTAGACGCTGGCCGCCGCGCCCCAGAGCAGCAGTGCCAGTGCCACCACCAGGATGCTCGGGGCGACCGAGAGCAGGGCGAAGGCGCCGCTCATCCCCACCAGACAGGCGACGATGAGCCGTTTCGACCCGACCACGTCGGCGAGGACGCCGCCGGGGAGCGCCCCCACGCCGAACAGGCCGTACCCGACCGCGGTGACGAGGCCGAGGGTCGCCTCCGTCGCCCCGAAGCTCTCCGGTGCGAGCCAGACGCTGACGAAGATGGGGATGGAGAGTTCGTACGTGTGGACCATCCCGTGCCCGACCATCACGAGCGCGACGATGGCGCGGTCGTTCCGATTCACGGGTTTGTGGTGGTGAGTCCGGCGGTAAAACGCATCGGTTCCGGCACCGAGCGAAAGCAGAAAACATATATTGAGCTTTCTGCACCAAAGGTAAGTTCTCGAAAACCGCAAGACAGCGGCGAGTTATCTGATTCGTAGCAGGCTCATAAGTTATGGATAACCTACGCAGCATTTACGAATCAGCCACAGATTGAGTATCTGGCTCCTATGACCGAAAGTTTTATATCATCTATCCCCATATTTTCTAATACATTATGACTGGGTATTACGACATCGTTCTGGGGCTGATTCCGCTCTCGCTCCTCGGTGGCACCGGCATGCTGACCACGCTCACCAACCTGCAGCTCGAGGCTGCGGTTCCCATCGCGGCGCTCACCGCCGCCCTCCTGATCGGCCACGCCATGTTCGTCCGCGGCCCCGTCGACCGGGTCGCCCCGACGACCGAGACCACGAAGACGCCGTCCGCCCCTGCCCCGAACGCAGACTGACCAACCTACCCAGCACAGCCCTTTTAGTCGCTGGCTCGCGATTTTCACGGTATGACGAACGCGCTGTTCCTGACCAGTGACGACGTCGCCGGTCTCGCCGACCCGTCCGAGTACGTCGCTGCCGTTCGCGACGCGTACCGCCAGCGGGGTGAGGGCGCCCCCGCCAAGCCACGGACGACGCTGCGCAACGACGACCCGCCGGGGATGCTGTTCAGCTACTCCGCGGTCCTCCCCGAGACGGGCGCGATGGGCGGCTACATGTACTCTGCCGGCTTCGGCGCGGTCGACGCGTGGTTCATGACGCCGCTGTTCGACGCCGACTCCGGCGAGCCGCTGGCGCTCATCGACGGCGCGAGTATGAACCCGTTCAAGACCGGCGCGGCGGGTGGGGTCGCCGTCGACGCCCTCGCCCGCGAGGACGCCACGAAGCTCGCGGTCATCGGCTCGGGGGCGCAGGCTCGCGGCCAGCTCCGGGCGACGATGACGGTGCGAGACTTCGAGACGGTGGACGTGTTCTCGCCGACGAAGGAGAACCGCGAGTCCTTCGCCGCCGAGATGAACGAACGCTACGACGCCTCCGTGGCGGCCGTGGCGTCCTCCGCCGCTGCGGTCGAGGCCGCCGACGTGGTCATCACGGCGACGACCGCCTCGGAGCCGGTGTTCGACGGTGACCTGCTCGAACCCGGCACCCACGTCACCGCGATGGGACAGTACCATCCCGAGAAGCGCGAACTCGACCACACGACCATCGAGCGCGCGACCTACGTCCCCGACCTGCGCGACCGCGTCCCGCAGGACGCCGGCTCGTTCATCAGCGCGATGGAGGCCGGCGTGGTCGACGAGGACCACATCCACGCCGAACTCGGCGAGGTCGTCGCCGGGAAGGCACCGGGACGCGAGAGCGAGGAGGACATCACCGTCTTCGACTCCGGTGGTACCGGCATCGAGACGACCGCGGCCGCCTACATGCTCTACGAGAAGGCGCTCGACCGCGACCTCGGCAAGGAGATCGAGATCTCGCCCGCCAGCGAGGCCCTGACCGGCGAGTGACGGCGACGCCGACCGTGGGTCGTGCCGATACTTTCATATTCCGGACCGGTCACCTGACTAACGGCATGGCCCGCGAGACCACCTGGAACGACGTGTACGCGGTCGCGGACCGGTTCCGCACGTTCGACCAGCCGTGGGCCATCGCGGGTGGCTGGGCGCTCGATTGCTTCCTCGGCGAGCAGACACGCCCCCACGGCGACGTGGAGGTCGCGGTCTTCCGCGAGGACCAGCAGAGACTCCGCGAGCACCTGTCGGACTGGGCGTTCGAGGTGGCGATACCCGGGGAGGGCCGGACCGAACCCTGGCCCGCGGAGGAGTGGCTCGCCCTGCCGCACCACGAACTCCACGCCCACAACGACGCCTTCGAGTTGCCCCATCTGGAGTGCCTGCTCGACGACCACGACGGCGAGGCGTGGGTGTTCCGCCGGGACGACCGCGTGACCCGCGAGCGCGAGAAGGTGATACGGGTCTCCGAGACGGGCCTCCCGTACCTCGCGCCCGAGCTCGTCCTCTGCTACAAGCTCCCCATCTTCGGCGACCACGACGAGGCCGACTTCGACCGGGTCCACCCCCAGCTGGCCCCCGAACCCCGGCGCTGGCTCCGGGACGCCATCGCGACCGTCGAACCGGACCACCACTGGCTGGACGAACTATAGGGAGCGAGCACGCCAGCAAGGCGGTCTCGCCGGTAAGTCGAGATTGTACCGGAACCCGCAATTACCAGACGAACGTTCCCGATACCGTTAATTTCTATCGCTATTTGGGCAAGATTTGGGTACGTTTCTGGAAAATTTACTTTCGGTGGTCGGCCGTCGCTTCCGGTGTGCCCAGCGAGGCACGGTCGAACCCCAATGTCCGACGAGCAACCGAGCGCAGACGACACGAGCATCGAGCGACTCACCGACTCCGTCCAGGACCAGCTCTCCTCCCGGCGAGGTTTCCTCGGCGGCGCGGCGGCAGCAGGCGCGGCAGCCATCGGCCTCTCCGGGGCGGCGGCGGCACAGCCGAGCACGCAGGCGACCGGCGCCGCACCCGGGCAGGCCGCCATGCAGGAGGACGAGCAGACCGACGTGGACATCCTCAACTACGCGCTGACCCTCGAACACCTCGAGGCGACGTTCTACGCGCAGGGGCTCGAGGAGTTCGCCGCCGACGAACTGATGACCGCCGACGCGGTCTGTGACCGCCTCTGCATGGAGACCCGCGAGCAGATTCCGGAGTACGTCGCGGTCGTCGGTGAGCACGAGGCCGCCCACGTCGACCAGCTCACGACCGTCATCGAGGACCTCGGCGGCGACCCGGTCGAGCCCGCGACCTACGACTTCGGCTACGACACCCCGACGGGATTCCTCAAGACGGCGAAGGCACTGGAGAACACGGGCGTCGCGGCCTACGCCGGGGCAGCCCCCGCCATCGAGAACGACAAGCTCCTCTCGGCCGCGCTGTCCATCCACAGCGTCGAGGCGCGCCACGCCGGGACGTTCAACTGGGTGAACGGGACCTCACCGTTCCCGAACGGCTTCGACGAGCCGAAGTCCATGGCGGAGGTCAAGGAGATCGCGAGTCAGTTCATCGTCGAGGAGTAGGGGCGTCTCGACGGCGATTCAGAACCGATTCAGAGCCCGAGCGCCGCCATCAGGGGCACCCCGGCCGCGAGCGCGCCGACGAGGTAGCCGCCGATGGCACCGCCGTTGAGCAGCGGGAGGCCGGCGTGGGCCCTGCCCTTCAGCACCATCCAGAGGAGGACGAGCAGGCCGGCGATGGTGCCGATCATGGCGGTGAGCGCGGGCAGGTTCAGCAGGAACGGGTCGGTGACGAGGGGAGTTACGGTGTCCGTCGCGCCGCTGTGGAAGTACGCCGCGCTGGCGACGATGATGGTCGGCATCACGGCGTCGCCGAGGCCGATGAAGAGCGCGTCCCGGTCGAGCGCGCCCTCGGGGTCGTCCCCGTCGTCGGCCTCCGCGGCGGCCGGCTCCGCCTCGACCGTCCCGTTCCCGTCGGCCGCGACCGTCTCACCGTCGCGTGCGTCCGGCTGGTCCTCCGCATCGTCGTCGCTCGCCGCCGAGAGTTCGAGGAACGAGAACGAGAGCGTGGTCGGGATGACGAGGATGACGGGCACCTTCATGTCCATGACGCCCTCCGCGAGCGTCAGCATGTGCTCGGTCCCGTACACCGAGATGGCGTCGTAGACGGCGAGGATGGTCAGGAGGACGATGGCGGGGAACAGGCCGAAACTGATGCCGAACAGGCCGGCCGCCGCAGAGCCCATCACGACCCCCGCGGTGTCGATGACGTACCACTCGGGGTAGACGAGCAGGCCGAGGGCGACCGCGCCACCGGCGGCCGCGGCGACCGTCGTCGGCATGAACGTCTCGAAGACGTAGAACGAGAGCATCCCGCTCGTGAGGATGATGAACCCACGGATGAGCCACTGGAGGTCGAACTTGAACGCGGCCAGCATCCCGGCGGTGGCGACGAGGATGGCGCCGATGTACACCAGGCTGTTGGTCGCGTCCTGCGGGTTCTCGACGACCTGCCGGCCACCGTCCTTGAACGGCTCGACGAGCGAGAGCGCGCCGAGTTGCACCAGCACGAAGATGGTGACGGCGAGGCCGACGGCCCCGAGAATCCGATAGCGGTCGTTCATGCTCTGGGGTTCTAACCCGTGCTATTTCGGCCTTGCGTTCGATTCCCTCGCCCGCTCCGGGTCGCCGCGACTACCGGGCGTACAGCGTCTGTCCGAGCAAGAGCGCGGGGTCGGCGTCGCCGGAGACGGCGACGTAGGGGCGCGAGACGGGGCCGAACACGTCCACGACGCGGCCGACCTCGTCCAGCGACTCGTCGACGACCGTCTCGCCCATGCGCGGGTGGTCCTCGTCGTCGGTGCGGGCGATGGCGAGGCCCTGGGCGACCCGGACGACGGTGCCGACGCGCTTCATTCGCGGAGGGCGTTCACGTAGGCCGCCACTGCCTGGACGATGTCGTTCTTCGAGTCGTCTGTCGGGTTCTTCACGAGGACGCGCCCGCGCTCTTTGTATCCCTCTCGCGGGTACGCCACGTCGCGTTCGATGCGGGCGTCGTACCCGACCTGCTGGACGGCCTTCGCGATCTCTTCGACGGTCGGTTCGGCGACGGCGAGGTCCGCGGGGACCCGCCGGCCACCGGACCGGGAGAGTTCCGCGTCGAAATACGCGGGCCAGATGACGTTCTCGACCATGTGCGGTCGGACGAGGTCACCCGGTATCGGCCTTTCGGACTATCCGCGGGGAGAGGAAGAAGGAGCGAGTCAGTCGCGCCGGGCGAGCGCGCCCAGTGCGGTCAGGGCG
This window of the Haloarchaeobius amylolyticus genome carries:
- a CDS encoding asparagine synthase-related protein; this encodes MTTADPATDATDTDADATMNQELFGVFGDRETFARYRQPGDFDVLVESDAGTVGIRSHELTVPGRTTTYSCDRGGCALFGEVVGTPDTTNPAAWLFRRYREEGRAAFDALNGSYLAFVAVDGEAVVATDPLRTWECFHAVVGGTRIFGTDITGVEGVLDDPGPDRDAVLELLHLGTVIGEKTLFEPIRRVPADATLTAAGTRPLSRFVYDPGSFDYAEELARRLERAIRRRSHYPGRKGILLSAGDDSRVLLSQVPDIERSYTVGSEDSREVRVAQKLADQYGADHEVLEPGARYLYPTEEKPLYAQSIKEGLHIHQAGYAHEFDVDVMYHGLLFDTLFKGFFLEWDDTDAFGATLPSNRLVDDPAPVDSLLDTLGFMPEASAGMGEAVAGLFEDHDLPVDPHVDSPREFLAQSLSAELDACRDRVDSLHNATDLLMLRNQPVLPFRTHLADNFVEPFVAMDAELLEWHRRTPPAYRNRKTCRRALKRIDGDLFRHRAPSRPHRSAYLNLAERFVRLVVPFVEEFEPAWPDRQTVYEENDIAARLFPDHEAVRELPERQQLRVNGLRWWLG
- the corA gene encoding magnesium/cobalt transporter CorA, which translates into the protein MTVESHVFTSEGVNDHDDPAAAKAATGTTWIRVSDATDEEMREVASIFGIHELELDDVRDDVRPKTEIFPDHVFTLVKTAVLRAGDTTFEEEVKSETVGVFIGTDWLVTLSMTSLRAVGKVWNAVTREDPRILSRGPDFTAYRILDNVVNDYFGLVDEVEDDIEAVEEEVVGATGIDTLEDINSLRRELLSIRRVLWPSRDAVASLARGEDDLIEERHEKYFRDVYDQLVQLVELIETYRDLVTGARDIYLNSISMNMNEVMKTLTVVATIILPLTFVVGIYGMNFSVMPELAWDYAYHAVMLGMVGIAAIMILYFRQEAWL
- a CDS encoding DUF3054 domain-containing protein, with amino-acid sequence MSTAQRLFGLEARPLSAVWKLAGADLVVIVALITAGELRHDVNPIATPLAVAETMLPFLVGWFLVATLVGAYGDRAFAGGMASARLAAGAWIGGANIGLMLRASPYFSGNSPWTFMLVMTGLGTLAMAVARPVVVGKLLD
- a CDS encoding MFS transporter, giving the protein MNRNDRAIVALVMVGHGMVHTYELSIPIFVSVWLAPESFGATEATLGLVTAVGYGLFGVGALPGGVLADVVGSKRLIVACLVGMSGAFALLSVAPSILVVALALLLWGAAASVYHPSGLSLISRGTEARGSAFAYHGMAGNLGIALGPLLTATLLLVLDWRQVALALAVPALLAAAVAVRIDVDERAAVADGGDSKADTVSSFSEFLAGSRALFASGFLVIFAIVMASGLYYRGVLTFLPEILGGFPSFDPIQFAGQELQPARYVYAGLLMVGIAGQYVGGHLTDRMRPAKALRVAFPALAVVALVFLPVADLGVVAFLAICAVLGFFLFLVQPLYQAAVAEHTPAGTRGLSYGYTYLGVFGVGALGGVLAGALLTFATTGTLFLALAGIGLFGGLASLVLSRRDRTAS
- a CDS encoding ornithine cyclodeaminase family protein, which encodes MTNALFLTSDDVAGLADPSEYVAAVRDAYRQRGEGAPAKPRTTLRNDDPPGMLFSYSAVLPETGAMGGYMYSAGFGAVDAWFMTPLFDADSGEPLALIDGASMNPFKTGAAGGVAVDALAREDATKLAVIGSGAQARGQLRATMTVRDFETVDVFSPTKENRESFAAEMNERYDASVAAVASSAAAVEAADVVITATTASEPVFDGDLLEPGTHVTAMGQYHPEKRELDHTTIERATYVPDLRDRVPQDAGSFISAMEAGVVDEDHIHAELGEVVAGKAPGRESEEDITVFDSGGTGIETTAAAYMLYEKALDRDLGKEIEISPASEALTGE
- a CDS encoding nucleotidyltransferase domain-containing protein — its product is MARETTWNDVYAVADRFRTFDQPWAIAGGWALDCFLGEQTRPHGDVEVAVFREDQQRLREHLSDWAFEVAIPGEGRTEPWPAEEWLALPHHELHAHNDAFELPHLECLLDDHDGEAWVFRRDDRVTREREKVIRVSETGLPYLAPELVLCYKLPIFGDHDEADFDRVHPQLAPEPRRWLRDAIATVEPDHHWLDEL
- a CDS encoding ferritin-like domain-containing protein codes for the protein MSDEQPSADDTSIERLTDSVQDQLSSRRGFLGGAAAAGAAAIGLSGAAAAQPSTQATGAAPGQAAMQEDEQTDVDILNYALTLEHLEATFYAQGLEEFAADELMTADAVCDRLCMETREQIPEYVAVVGEHEAAHVDQLTTVIEDLGGDPVEPATYDFGYDTPTGFLKTAKALENTGVAAYAGAAPAIENDKLLSAALSIHSVEARHAGTFNWVNGTSPFPNGFDEPKSMAEVKEIASQFIVEE
- a CDS encoding presenilin family intramembrane aspartyl protease PSH, translated to MNDRYRILGAVGLAVTIFVLVQLGALSLVEPFKDGGRQVVENPQDATNSLVYIGAILVATAGMLAAFKFDLQWLIRGFIILTSGMLSFYVFETFMPTTVAAAAGGAVALGLLVYPEWYVIDTAGVVMGSAAAGLFGISFGLFPAIVLLTILAVYDAISVYGTEHMLTLAEGVMDMKVPVILVIPTTLSFSFLELSAASDDDAEDQPDARDGETVAADGNGTVEAEPAAAEADDGDDPEGALDRDALFIGLGDAVMPTIIVASAAYFHSGATDTVTPLVTDPFLLNLPALTAMIGTIAGLLVLLWMVLKGRAHAGLPLLNGGAIGGYLVGALAAGVPLMAALGL
- a CDS encoding H/ACA ribonucleoprotein complex subunit GAR1; translated protein: MKRVGTVVRVAQGLAIARTDDEDHPRMGETVVDESLDEVGRVVDVFGPVSRPYVAVSGDADPALLLGQTLYAR
- the srp19 gene encoding signal recognition particle subunit SRP19; translated protein: MVENVIWPAYFDAELSRSGGRRVPADLAVAEPTVEEIAKAVQQVGYDARIERDVAYPREGYKERGRVLVKNPTDDSKNDIVQAVAAYVNALRE